In Idiomarina sp. PL1-037, a single genomic region encodes these proteins:
- a CDS encoding TetR/AcrR family transcriptional regulator, whose amino-acid sequence MQRTKKAATKRQHILETGYRLVLKKGFSAVGLQEILKSCGIPKGSFYHYFPSKEAFGCELLKEYTDDYGCKFDQLFTASGSGRDNLMRYWDAWIADPDDPTRGWAEECLVVKLAAEVADMSETMRQILDDGVQQLIVKIATLIENGRNDGSLADGVPPLQLARMLYQMWMGAALLAKLSQDKEPLQQARNSTLLMLDCSDTKT is encoded by the coding sequence ATGCAACGAACAAAAAAAGCTGCAACCAAACGCCAGCACATTCTTGAAACGGGTTACCGGTTGGTACTTAAAAAAGGCTTTTCTGCTGTCGGATTGCAGGAAATTCTTAAGAGTTGTGGTATCCCCAAAGGTTCTTTCTATCATTACTTCCCATCTAAGGAAGCCTTTGGTTGTGAGTTGTTGAAAGAGTACACCGATGATTACGGATGTAAGTTTGATCAGCTGTTTACGGCATCGGGTAGTGGCCGAGACAATTTAATGCGTTACTGGGATGCCTGGATAGCTGACCCTGATGACCCGACACGTGGTTGGGCGGAAGAATGTCTGGTGGTGAAGCTTGCAGCTGAGGTTGCGGATATGTCTGAGACTATGCGGCAAATCCTGGATGACGGCGTGCAGCAGCTCATAGTAAAGATTGCGACTTTGATTGAGAATGGTCGTAATGACGGCTCGCTAGCTGACGGAGTTCCGCCCCTTCAATTGGCTCGAATGCTTTACCAGATGTGGATGGGTGCCGCATTGCTCGCTAAGTTAAGCCAGGACAAGGAACCACTGCAGCAAGCACGGAATTCAACTCTTCTAATGCTGGATTGCAGCGATACCAAGACTTAA
- a CDS encoding NAD-dependent succinate-semialdehyde dehydrogenase has translation MSNQITTINPSNDEKLKNYTKMDLAEATQIIEESHAAFLQWRLESLEQRAKSVKAIGKALQEHKEEFSDLMVKEMGKLPEQARQEIDLCVGICDYTAEHGPEELADEERKPGNGQRGIVTYSPIGIVYGIQPWNFPAYQVVRYSIANIMAGNTVLLKHAENVTGSGLLLEKIYREAGLPENVFRTLVISHETSDEVIAHSLVRGVTLTGSDGAGRKVATQAAKHLKKTVLELGSNDAYLVLDDADLEVAVDTCVMGRVFNTGQTCVSAKRFVVTEANYEAFKERYVEKMKALKVGDPKQSDTDVGPMARVDLRDQLHKQVEESVSKGARILCGGEKPEGKGAFYPVTVLENVEPGQPAYEDELFGPVAALIRAKDDEDAMRIANDSRYGLGGGIISKDVQRATELASKYFDTGMVFINGFGVATPEMPFGGVKDSGYGREHGGFGMHEFVNVKAINVVKE, from the coding sequence ATGAGTAACCAAATTACTACGATCAATCCCTCAAACGACGAAAAGCTGAAAAACTATACGAAAATGGACCTTGCCGAGGCCACTCAGATAATCGAAGAGAGCCACGCTGCATTTTTACAGTGGCGTCTTGAGTCGCTGGAGCAGCGTGCTAAGAGCGTGAAAGCTATCGGTAAAGCGCTGCAGGAACACAAGGAAGAGTTTTCCGACCTTATGGTTAAAGAAATGGGCAAGCTGCCGGAACAGGCTCGTCAGGAAATTGACCTGTGCGTGGGTATATGCGACTACACTGCTGAACATGGCCCGGAAGAGCTGGCTGATGAAGAACGCAAGCCAGGAAACGGTCAGCGCGGTATAGTCACTTATTCGCCAATTGGTATCGTCTACGGTATCCAGCCATGGAACTTTCCCGCTTATCAAGTCGTACGCTATTCGATAGCTAACATCATGGCCGGCAACACTGTGCTGCTGAAACATGCTGAGAACGTTACCGGTAGCGGCTTGTTGCTGGAAAAAATTTATCGCGAAGCAGGACTGCCCGAAAACGTGTTCCGCACCTTGGTTATTTCCCACGAGACTTCGGATGAAGTCATTGCTCACTCACTGGTACGTGGTGTCACTCTCACCGGAAGCGACGGTGCAGGACGTAAAGTGGCGACTCAGGCTGCTAAGCACCTTAAAAAGACAGTTCTGGAACTTGGTTCTAACGATGCGTACCTGGTGCTCGACGATGCCGATTTGGAGGTTGCAGTAGATACCTGCGTTATGGGACGGGTATTCAACACCGGACAGACGTGCGTTTCTGCCAAGCGGTTCGTAGTAACCGAGGCTAACTACGAGGCATTCAAAGAGCGCTATGTTGAAAAAATGAAAGCTCTGAAAGTTGGAGACCCTAAGCAAAGTGATACGGATGTAGGCCCTATGGCCCGTGTTGATCTGCGAGACCAATTGCATAAACAGGTTGAAGAAAGCGTGAGTAAAGGCGCCCGCATACTTTGTGGCGGGGAGAAACCTGAGGGCAAAGGTGCTTTTTATCCGGTGACTGTGCTGGAAAATGTCGAACCGGGTCAGCCGGCTTACGAGGACGAGCTGTTCGGCCCAGTTGCCGCATTGATTCGTGCTAAGGATGACGAAGATGCTATGCGCATAGCTAACGACAGCCGCTACGGCCTCGGTGGTGGTATTATTTCAAAAGATGTGCAGCGTGCCACTGAGTTGGCGAGCAAGTACTTCGATACCGGTATGGTTTTCATCAACGGCTTCGGAGTTGCAACACCAGAGATGCCCTTTGGTGGTGTTAAGGACTCAGGCTACGGCCGCGAACATGGCGGTTTTGGCATGCATGAGTTTGTTAATGTTAAGGCAATTAACGTGGTTAAGGAGTAA
- a CDS encoding S9 family peptidase has protein sequence MQKLRPLYIALLSAALLQACSPASQNTETSSSTAKESTEAPIAEKVPHEMTIHGDTRIDNYYWMRDDERKDPKVLAYLEAENAYTDKMLAHTEDLQQKLFEEMKSRIAKDDNSVPVRDGGYYYSTEMRGDNEYPIYVRSKDFSGTDKQILLNVNELAEGKDYYSVGSLEVSPDDAILAYSEDTVSRRMYDIKLKDMKTGELLPDQIENTSGSIVWGNDGQHFYYIKKDPETLLGYQVYRHKVGTEQQQDELVYEEQDTTFYTGIGKSKDDSQIYIVHDATESKAVSLIDANDPNAKPVPFVPREDGLEYSIAKHGNDYYVLTNLDAVNFRLMRVSADKLGDKQHWQEVIPHEEDTRLEDIELFDQHLVYKQRQRGQTQVFVRNLNTGDEQELSFRDKAYTLYFYGNKEADNPELRLYYTSMTTPGSHYDVDLNSLDKTLLKQQPVLGDFKPENYASERLFVKARDGAEVPVTLVYRKDKFKKDGTSPLYQYGYGSYGSTSEPSFSSNRLSLLDRGFVFAIAHIRGSQMLGRPWYEDGKKLSKKNTFNDFVDVTKALVEQGYGAEDKVFAMGGSAGGLLMGAVINQAPELYLGVAAHVPFVDVVTTMLDESIPLTTNEFDEWGNPKEKVYYDYMLSYSPYDQISAQDYPNLLVTTGLFDSQVQYFEPAKWVAKLRDYKTDDNLLLFKTEMEAGHGGVSGRFKRLQNTALEYAFFLDLLKGK, from the coding sequence ATGCAAAAGCTTCGTCCCCTTTATATTGCTTTATTAAGTGCTGCATTATTGCAGGCCTGCTCTCCGGCGAGTCAAAACACCGAAACCAGTTCATCAACCGCTAAAGAAAGTACTGAAGCTCCGATAGCAGAAAAAGTCCCTCATGAAATGACCATTCATGGCGATACCCGCATCGATAATTATTACTGGATGCGGGACGATGAACGTAAAGACCCTAAAGTACTGGCTTATCTTGAGGCTGAAAACGCTTATACGGATAAGATGCTGGCTCACACGGAAGATCTGCAGCAAAAGCTGTTTGAAGAAATGAAAAGCCGCATTGCCAAAGATGATAACTCCGTGCCAGTGCGTGACGGCGGCTACTATTACTCAACAGAAATGCGAGGCGATAACGAGTATCCGATTTACGTTCGCAGTAAAGATTTTTCCGGTACCGACAAGCAAATTTTGTTAAATGTTAACGAGCTTGCTGAAGGTAAGGATTATTACTCCGTAGGCAGCCTTGAAGTCAGTCCTGACGATGCGATTCTAGCCTATAGTGAAGACACCGTTAGCCGCCGTATGTATGACATTAAACTCAAGGATATGAAGACCGGTGAGTTACTCCCGGATCAAATCGAAAATACGTCGGGCAGTATTGTCTGGGGCAACGACGGGCAGCATTTTTACTACATAAAGAAAGACCCGGAAACCCTGCTAGGTTATCAAGTCTATCGTCATAAAGTGGGTACCGAACAGCAACAAGATGAGCTGGTCTATGAAGAGCAGGACACAACTTTTTACACCGGCATCGGCAAGAGTAAAGACGACTCTCAAATTTATATTGTCCATGACGCGACCGAGTCAAAAGCTGTATCACTTATCGATGCCAATGATCCCAACGCCAAACCTGTACCCTTTGTCCCAAGGGAAGACGGCCTGGAATACAGCATAGCGAAACACGGCAATGATTATTATGTCTTGACCAATCTGGATGCTGTGAACTTTCGCCTGATGCGGGTAAGCGCCGATAAGCTTGGCGACAAACAACACTGGCAGGAAGTTATTCCGCATGAAGAAGACACCCGACTGGAAGACATTGAGCTGTTTGACCAGCATTTGGTCTATAAACAGCGCCAGCGTGGCCAGACCCAGGTGTTTGTGCGAAATCTAAATACCGGTGATGAACAAGAGCTTTCCTTCCGGGATAAAGCTTACACGCTGTATTTTTATGGCAACAAAGAAGCCGATAACCCTGAGTTGCGCCTATACTACACCAGCATGACTACTCCGGGCAGCCACTATGATGTGGATCTTAACAGCCTGGATAAAACCCTGTTAAAGCAACAGCCAGTACTGGGCGACTTTAAACCTGAAAACTATGCTTCCGAACGCTTATTTGTTAAAGCCCGGGACGGTGCTGAGGTTCCGGTAACATTGGTTTATCGTAAGGACAAATTTAAAAAAGACGGCACCAGCCCACTATATCAATACGGTTATGGCTCTTACGGTTCTACTTCAGAACCCAGCTTTAGCAGCAACCGTCTAAGCTTACTGGATCGCGGCTTTGTTTTTGCTATCGCCCATATTCGCGGCTCACAAATGCTCGGCCGTCCCTGGTACGAAGACGGCAAAAAACTGAGCAAGAAAAATACCTTTAATGACTTTGTCGATGTGACTAAGGCATTGGTTGAGCAAGGCTATGGCGCAGAGGATAAAGTCTTTGCCATGGGTGGTAGTGCTGGTGGTCTGTTAATGGGCGCAGTGATCAATCAGGCTCCGGAACTTTACCTTGGCGTAGCGGCGCATGTGCCTTTTGTCGATGTTGTGACGACCATGCTGGATGAGAGTATTCCTCTCACTACCAACGAGTTTGACGAGTGGGGTAACCCGAAAGAGAAAGTTTATTACGACTATATGCTGTCGTATTCACCTTATGATCAAATCAGCGCACAGGACTACCCTAATCTGCTGGTAACCACCGGACTCTTTGACTCGCAAGTGCAGTATTTTGAGCCGGCCAAGTGGGTCGCTAAGCTCAGAGATTATAAAACCGATGATAATCTGCTGCTGTTTAAAACCGAAATGGAAGCGGGTCACGGTGGTGTTTCCGGGCGCTTTAAGCGCTTGCAAAACACGGCGCTGGAATACGCTTTCTTTCTCGATTTACTGAAAGGCAAATAA
- the dps gene encoding DNA starvation/stationary phase protection protein Dps, whose product MNTSDKTAEFTAPGIKDKSAQDTIALLDDRLVALLDLQLTLKHVHWNVVGPNFIGVHEMLDPQVDSVREMTDTIAERIATLGGVPAGTPQSIVDRRSWKDYSIGRGLVTEHLVALDKVYNGVNKDHRDALNKLSELDPVSEDMLTGQLAELEQFQWFVRAHIESASGELKS is encoded by the coding sequence ATGAATACAAGTGATAAAACAGCTGAATTCACCGCCCCTGGGATAAAAGATAAGTCTGCCCAAGACACTATAGCGCTGCTCGACGACCGTCTGGTTGCACTGCTTGACCTTCAACTGACGCTTAAACATGTTCACTGGAACGTGGTTGGTCCAAACTTTATTGGCGTACATGAAATGCTGGACCCACAGGTTGATAGCGTTCGTGAAATGACCGATACCATCGCAGAGCGCATAGCGACCTTAGGCGGCGTACCCGCCGGTACCCCGCAGTCAATTGTGGACCGCCGTTCATGGAAAGACTATTCGATAGGCAGAGGCTTGGTCACTGAACATTTAGTTGCACTTGATAAAGTGTACAACGGTGTTAATAAAGACCACAGAGATGCACTCAATAAGCTCTCTGAACTTGACCCTGTTTCAGAGGACATGCTCACTGGCCAACTTGCCGAGCTTGAACAATTCCAGTGGTTCGTCCGTGCTCATATTGAATCAGCATCGGGTGAACTCAAAAGCTAA